The proteins below are encoded in one region of Metabacillus dongyingensis:
- a CDS encoding class I SAM-dependent rRNA methyltransferase, which produces MKKETTLTIKSKYVKEMKNGSPLIQKDSVVNLSNLKHEGELIRLVDDQQRFIGRGYYGKQNKGIGWILTSSEREEMNQAFFDQKIQAAIQFRKNLFQSEATTAFRVFNGEGDGIGGLTIDYFDGYYLVTWYSKGIYQFNLYILEALKKSAEIRGIYQKKRFDSQGKFVEEDGFVEGNRPEFPLIVKENGVKFAVYLNDGAMVGVFLDQRDVRKTIRDRYAQGKTVLNLFSYTGAFSVFAALGGAVKTTSVDLANRSLSKTIEQFSINEIDYEAQDIIVEDVFHYFKYALKKNLKFDLVILDPPSFARSKKYTFSAAKDYKDLLKETIALTEEHGVIVASTNCSTFSMKKFKAFIDTAFKETGGKYKIKEEFSLPDDFKTIKEFQEGNYLKVVFIEKLNPVK; this is translated from the coding sequence ATGAAAAAAGAGACCACACTCACGATTAAATCTAAATATGTTAAGGAAATGAAAAATGGCAGCCCCTTGATTCAAAAGGATTCGGTAGTTAATCTTTCTAACTTAAAGCATGAAGGCGAGCTTATCAGACTTGTTGATGATCAGCAGCGGTTTATTGGCAGAGGATATTATGGAAAGCAAAATAAAGGAATCGGATGGATTCTCACATCAAGTGAAAGGGAAGAAATGAATCAAGCCTTCTTTGATCAGAAAATCCAAGCTGCCATCCAGTTCCGGAAGAACCTTTTCCAAAGCGAAGCCACGACAGCCTTCCGGGTTTTCAACGGTGAAGGGGACGGCATTGGCGGATTAACAATCGATTATTTTGACGGCTACTATTTGGTGACATGGTACAGTAAGGGGATTTACCAATTTAATCTCTATATTCTTGAGGCCTTAAAGAAAAGTGCTGAGATCCGCGGGATCTATCAGAAAAAACGGTTTGATTCCCAAGGGAAGTTTGTTGAGGAAGATGGGTTTGTAGAAGGGAATAGACCTGAATTCCCGTTAATCGTAAAGGAAAATGGCGTGAAATTTGCTGTATATTTAAACGATGGCGCAATGGTTGGTGTTTTTCTTGATCAAAGGGATGTAAGAAAGACCATTAGAGACCGTTATGCACAAGGAAAAACAGTTCTAAATTTATTTTCCTATACGGGGGCGTTTTCTGTGTTTGCTGCACTCGGTGGAGCTGTAAAAACAACCAGTGTTGACCTGGCAAACCGGAGTCTGAGCAAAACCATTGAGCAATTCAGCATTAATGAGATTGATTATGAAGCACAGGATATTATTGTTGAAGATGTTTTTCATTACTTTAAATATGCACTGAAAAAAAATCTAAAGTTTGACCTTGTCATTCTTGATCCGCCAAGCTTTGCAAGATCTAAAAAATATACCTTCAGTGCTGCAAAGGACTATAAAGACCTGCTTAAAGAAACTATTGCTTTAACGGAAGAACATGGGGTCATTGTCGCATCAACAAACTGCAGCACGTTCTCAATGAAGAAATTTAAAGCTTTTATCGATACCGCCTTTAAAGAAACGGGCGGAAAATACAAGATAAAAGAAGAGTTTTCTCTGCCGGATGACTTTAAAACGATAAAGGAATTCCAAGAGGGAAATTATTTAAAAGTGGTGTTTATAGAAAAGCTGAATCCAGTCAAATAA
- a CDS encoding GlsB/YeaQ/YmgE family stress response membrane protein — MGFILYLIVGGLIGWLAGVILGKNVPGGIIGNIIAGIIGAWIGGELLGTFGPTLADIAIIPALLGAIIFVFLLSLVLRSMRKRT; from the coding sequence ATGGGCTTTATTTTATATCTTATCGTTGGCGGTTTAATCGGATGGTTAGCTGGAGTTATTTTAGGCAAAAACGTACCTGGAGGCATTATAGGGAACATCATTGCCGGTATCATTGGTGCTTGGATCGGCGGAGAGCTTCTTGGCACATTTGGACCAACTTTAGCAGACATCGCCATTATCCCTGCATTGCTTGGAGCTATCATCTTTGTTTTCTTATTAAGCCTTGTATTGCGTTCAATGCGCAAAAGAACTTAA
- a CDS encoding CHY zinc finger protein — MTVKGVALDAKTRCRHYATDKDIIAIKFKCCGTYYACFECHEELADHNPEVWGKTERDMPAVLCGSCRQVLTIQEYMNSGNTCPNCESAFNPGCQTHYHLYFGS, encoded by the coding sequence ATGACCGTTAAAGGAGTGGCACTTGATGCAAAAACAAGATGCCGACACTATGCGACTGACAAAGATATTATTGCCATCAAATTTAAATGCTGCGGGACCTACTATGCATGTTTTGAATGCCACGAGGAGCTGGCAGACCACAATCCAGAGGTATGGGGTAAAACAGAACGGGATATGCCTGCTGTGCTTTGCGGCTCTTGCCGTCAAGTGCTGACGATACAAGAATATATGAACAGCGGCAATACCTGTCCCAATTGCGAGTCTGCCTTTAATCCGGGCTGTCAAACACATTACCACTTGTACTTTGGTTCTTAA
- a CDS encoding quinone oxidoreductase family protein translates to MKALVFNKFGAPEVLTSAELAKPVPGPDEVLINMKAVGLNFADVYRRKGNYHLEGEPPYILGYEGAGIAAEVGSGVQGIKAGDRVGFADVPHSNAEYTAAPAEKVIPLPDEISFETAASVLLQGLTAHYLTSDSYKIKEGDTALVHAAAGGVGQLLVQIIRLLGGKVIALVSTNEKASIAKSAGAELAFVYNDDWKQKVLEATDGNGADVVYESVGSTLMDSFDATRIGGTVVFYGMAGGDPVHIDPRMLMDTSKTLTGGDLWNVLTSREERISRSKTLFKWIAEGSLRIAEPARFALENGAEAHRYLESRKSTGKIVLIP, encoded by the coding sequence ATGAAAGCACTTGTCTTCAATAAATTCGGAGCGCCTGAAGTATTGACTTCAGCAGAGCTTGCAAAGCCTGTTCCGGGACCGGACGAAGTTTTAATTAACATGAAAGCAGTCGGGCTGAATTTTGCGGATGTATACCGCCGAAAAGGAAACTACCACTTAGAAGGAGAGCCGCCATACATATTAGGTTATGAGGGAGCAGGAATTGCAGCAGAAGTCGGCAGCGGTGTACAGGGCATTAAAGCAGGTGACCGGGTCGGCTTTGCAGATGTTCCGCATTCAAATGCAGAATATACGGCAGCACCGGCTGAAAAGGTGATTCCGCTGCCTGATGAGATTTCATTTGAAACAGCAGCATCCGTGCTTCTTCAAGGGCTCACAGCCCACTATCTGACGTCTGACAGCTATAAGATTAAAGAGGGTGATACGGCACTTGTTCACGCTGCAGCGGGCGGTGTAGGGCAGCTGCTCGTTCAGATCATTCGTTTATTGGGCGGGAAAGTCATCGCGCTTGTATCTACTAATGAGAAAGCAAGTATCGCAAAATCAGCAGGTGCAGAGCTGGCATTTGTTTATAACGATGACTGGAAGCAGAAAGTCCTTGAGGCGACAGATGGAAATGGGGCTGATGTTGTTTATGAATCAGTAGGTTCTACGCTTATGGACAGCTTTGATGCGACCCGCATAGGCGGAACCGTCGTGTTTTACGGCATGGCAGGGGGAGATCCTGTTCATATTGACCCGAGAATGCTGATGGATACTTCTAAAACGCTGACAGGCGGTGATCTTTGGAATGTGCTTACGTCCAGAGAAGAGCGCATTTCAAGGTCGAAAACTCTGTTCAAGTGGATTGCAGAAGGTTCCCTTCGCATTGCTGAACCCGCCCGCTTTGCTCTGGAAAATGGAGCGGAAGCGCACCGTTATCTTGAGAGCAGAAAAAGTACGGGGAAAATTGTTCTAATTCCATAA
- a CDS encoding pseudouridine synthase, with protein sequence MRINKYISETGCCSRRETDRLIADCRITINGVTCEAGDTVAEGDIVLIDGSPIPPKAIPVYLALNKPVGITCTAAKDVKGNIIDFMDFPERIFPVGRLDKASEGLILLTNDGAIVNKIMRSEHGHEKEYLVKVDKPFDDDFILGMSGGVEILGVTTKSCTVERISDCEFRIILTQGLNRQIRRMCKVFGYKIERLERKRIMNLSVEGLSSGEWRELTVYEVEELMNRLA encoded by the coding sequence ATGAGAATAAATAAATATATAAGTGAAACAGGCTGCTGCTCAAGGCGTGAAACCGATCGTCTTATTGCGGATTGCCGGATAACCATTAATGGAGTCACGTGTGAGGCCGGCGACACGGTAGCTGAAGGGGATATTGTATTGATTGACGGCAGTCCTATCCCGCCTAAAGCCATACCCGTCTATCTGGCTTTAAATAAACCAGTGGGTATTACCTGTACAGCAGCAAAAGATGTAAAGGGGAATATTATTGACTTTATGGATTTCCCGGAACGGATCTTTCCTGTTGGCAGGCTGGATAAAGCGTCAGAAGGATTAATTTTGCTCACAAATGATGGAGCGATCGTAAACAAAATCATGCGTTCTGAACATGGCCATGAAAAAGAATATCTTGTTAAAGTAGATAAGCCATTTGACGATGACTTTATTCTTGGAATGTCAGGGGGAGTAGAAATACTCGGCGTGACAACTAAATCGTGTACTGTGGAGAGGATCAGTGATTGCGAATTCCGCATCATTCTTACCCAAGGACTTAATCGTCAAATTCGCAGAATGTGCAAGGTATTTGGCTATAAGATAGAGAGGCTTGAAAGAAAGCGGATCATGAACCTGTCTGTTGAAGGCTTAAGCAGCGGGGAGTGGCGCGAGTTGACTGTATATGAGGTTGAAGAGCTGATGAACAGGCTTGCTTAA
- the essA gene encoding type VII secretion protein EssA — MKRNSIILITLLLVIISLSSGVTVKAETESNLEELDPNIYEEKELKENTDYLHEESLYEKRNSIPEEQKDLTFEKPSRDERDDLQEQLFTNYTKEKNTIKSKAEQMDLFSGTAEPSMSMSETENKDTSQNSGLMMTYILLIAIGVILMIGLLIPKMTQGKKTE, encoded by the coding sequence ATGAAGCGTAATTCAATCATTTTGATAACCCTATTGCTGGTTATCATTAGTTTGAGCAGCGGGGTAACAGTAAAAGCAGAGACAGAATCAAACCTTGAGGAACTTGATCCTAATATCTATGAGGAAAAAGAGCTCAAGGAAAACACGGATTACCTGCATGAAGAATCACTTTATGAAAAAAGAAACTCAATACCGGAGGAGCAAAAAGATCTAACCTTTGAAAAGCCATCAAGAGATGAAAGGGATGATCTGCAGGAACAGCTCTTCACAAATTACACGAAAGAGAAAAACACAATTAAATCCAAAGCTGAACAAATGGATTTATTCTCAGGCACTGCAGAACCATCGATGAGTATGAGCGAAACGGAAAATAAAGATACTAGTCAAAATTCCGGCTTAATGATGACGTATATTCTCCTGATTGCCATTGGCGTCATCCTAATGATTGGTCTTTTGATTCCAAAGATGACACAAGGCAAAAAAACAGAATAA
- the esaA gene encoding type VII secretion protein EsaA has protein sequence MTDQRKHTIKMIAAVLLILAVPALFFQFIGDNPLEIKEKATRNIAVVNEDIGTEKAEGENTEAEPVQFGKEVAAILDEDSQYDWTILSRSAAVNGLKNGSYDAVIYIPSNFSANILTYDEQQPSKAEFEYVVQNQLNAENRQRVLRALEDATGRVNKQMSSLYWSYVAQDMENVREEFDRILEKEITFQNAMLNFYKPSSKDLAGELDQQKQMLEQLQTTMKQAEQETPEQKNTVEQFEKSLASFVEYVEEYQTYQEDQQQLLTLAQQESLTAIQGGTMEVDQVQNETQQEFNEQGSKLASRMTDIQQQLDQNQKTAENLGSVRLSQTERQARELETVHRNYVDMYIMKDNQDTLNRLEGELIPLRESLKQGSPGEEPGNGEEGPPEDDGEVAEPETPGENESPANMEEERADILAVSEQMKNLKTILETIPDPKPDQVTQAITELENMSAQLVAIEESIKLKEDQNSWKDEYDKLLALYEKLTEDNAKLLEENQLLKDENSKLAEKIKHLTENMNSGSAAIMEQEQTILNSLSPERKQRLESVFSEPIGNASMNDVLKYHTILSQYEAAAKRMNNSSDPAKDAVLADEMQKTKVAAILSINEEEQGAWDKLNQELPATEEEMKEVQASALAFMDEYSKELDAQQTAILEDLASMEESANSVLSQVQESENTASRMPLENSDGTTLVVNQQNISQELVMITDLINSLGDRQETVVSSTDVLQQKVNEVQSEADLLNDKWATNVASTQLVRDDVFSILGNTFVDGQNNGYVYEHLANPLQISGEAPAAQAKAVPPVVILVIILISSLLIGFFSHYFKAAPLLVRGSMFGLLNLIVGLIISVFGLNIYTLTDERAIQWSIFTVLLLFAASTIVRVAFLLGNFTGWLASVGLVAFFISPLLALAAPNFTYEDPMSKVYISIQYDVNNLFTQGVIVLIGIILVLTILPFVVNTLKNTNEKANQEHAHEA, from the coding sequence ATGACAGATCAAAGAAAACATACGATTAAAATGATCGCTGCGGTGCTGCTTATCTTAGCAGTGCCAGCTCTCTTCTTCCAATTCATCGGGGACAACCCGCTTGAAATAAAGGAGAAAGCTACGAGAAACATCGCTGTCGTTAATGAGGACATCGGAACAGAAAAGGCTGAAGGGGAAAATACAGAAGCTGAACCTGTTCAATTTGGAAAGGAAGTTGCAGCGATCCTTGACGAGGATTCTCAGTACGACTGGACAATCTTAAGCAGAAGTGCCGCAGTTAACGGGCTGAAAAACGGGTCGTACGACGCTGTCATTTATATTCCTTCCAATTTTTCTGCCAACATTTTAACTTATGATGAGCAGCAGCCTTCAAAAGCAGAATTTGAATATGTGGTCCAAAATCAGCTGAATGCTGAAAACAGACAAAGAGTGCTTCGCGCACTGGAAGACGCTACAGGCCGCGTAAATAAGCAAATGTCTTCGCTGTACTGGAGCTATGTCGCACAGGACATGGAGAATGTAAGAGAAGAGTTTGACCGTATTCTTGAAAAGGAAATTACCTTTCAAAATGCCATGCTTAATTTTTATAAACCAAGCTCTAAAGATCTGGCAGGGGAATTAGATCAGCAAAAGCAGATGCTTGAGCAATTGCAAACGACAATGAAACAGGCTGAACAAGAAACGCCTGAACAGAAAAACACAGTCGAGCAATTTGAGAAAAGCCTTGCTTCATTCGTAGAGTATGTTGAAGAATATCAGACATATCAGGAAGATCAGCAGCAGCTTCTGACGTTAGCCCAGCAGGAAAGTTTAACGGCTATTCAGGGCGGCACAATGGAAGTGGATCAAGTACAGAATGAAACGCAGCAGGAATTTAATGAACAAGGAAGCAAGCTTGCATCAAGAATGACTGACATTCAGCAGCAGCTTGATCAGAATCAAAAAACAGCAGAAAACCTTGGCAGTGTAAGGCTCAGCCAAACAGAACGCCAGGCAAGAGAGCTTGAGACTGTTCACCGTAATTATGTGGACATGTATATTATGAAGGATAACCAGGATACACTGAACCGCCTTGAAGGGGAGCTCATTCCTCTTAGGGAAAGCCTTAAGCAAGGAAGTCCCGGGGAGGAACCAGGTAATGGAGAGGAAGGGCCTCCTGAAGATGATGGAGAGGTTGCTGAACCAGAAACTCCCGGCGAAAATGAAAGTCCTGCCAACATGGAAGAGGAGCGGGCTGACATTCTTGCTGTTTCAGAACAGATGAAAAATCTGAAGACAATTCTGGAAACCATTCCGGACCCTAAACCGGATCAAGTAACACAAGCGATAACAGAATTAGAGAATATGTCAGCACAGCTTGTTGCAATCGAAGAATCGATTAAGTTAAAAGAAGATCAGAACTCATGGAAAGATGAGTATGATAAATTACTTGCTCTTTATGAAAAGCTGACAGAAGACAATGCAAAACTATTAGAAGAAAATCAGCTTCTAAAAGATGAAAACAGCAAACTGGCAGAAAAGATCAAACATCTGACAGAAAATATGAACTCAGGTTCAGCTGCCATCATGGAACAAGAACAAACCATTCTTAACTCGCTCAGTCCTGAAAGAAAGCAAAGACTTGAGAGTGTATTCAGCGAGCCTATCGGAAATGCATCAATGAACGATGTACTGAAATACCATACGATTTTGTCTCAGTATGAGGCAGCCGCCAAGCGTATGAATAACTCATCAGATCCGGCCAAAGATGCTGTCCTTGCAGATGAAATGCAAAAAACGAAAGTAGCTGCCATTCTATCAATCAATGAAGAAGAACAAGGCGCATGGGACAAGCTGAATCAGGAACTGCCGGCTACTGAAGAAGAAATGAAAGAAGTCCAGGCTTCCGCTCTGGCATTCATGGATGAATACAGCAAGGAGCTTGATGCTCAGCAGACAGCTATATTAGAAGATCTTGCTTCTATGGAAGAGAGCGCAAATAGCGTACTCAGCCAAGTACAGGAATCAGAAAATACTGCTTCTAGAATGCCGCTGGAAAATTCAGACGGTACAACACTTGTTGTCAATCAGCAAAATATCAGTCAGGAATTGGTTATGATTACGGACTTGATAAACTCTCTTGGAGACAGACAGGAGACAGTTGTAAGCAGTACGGATGTCCTTCAGCAAAAAGTGAATGAAGTGCAATCTGAAGCAGATCTCTTAAATGATAAATGGGCAACGAATGTAGCTTCAACACAGCTTGTCAGAGATGACGTTTTCAGTATTCTCGGCAATACGTTTGTAGACGGACAGAATAACGGCTACGTTTATGAGCATCTTGCCAATCCGCTGCAAATAAGCGGAGAAGCACCGGCAGCTCAGGCAAAAGCGGTGCCGCCGGTCGTTATTCTTGTTATCATCCTAATCAGCAGCTTGCTGATCGGATTCTTCAGTCATTATTTTAAAGCAGCACCGTTATTAGTTAGAGGATCCATGTTTGGCCTATTAAACTTAATTGTGGGGCTCATCATAAGCGTATTCGGTTTAAATATATACACACTTACAGATGAACGTGCAATTCAATGGTCAATCTTTACAGTCCTCCTGTTATTTGCAGCATCAACAATTGTACGGGTAGCGTTCTTGCTCGGCAATTTTACAGGCTGGCTTGCAAGTGTAGGGCTTGTTGCGTTCTTTATCAGTCCTTTGCTTGCTTTAGCAGCGCCAAACTTTACGTATGAAGATCCGATGTCTAAGGTGTACATCTCGATCCAATATGACGTAAATAACTTATTTACTCAGGGAGTGATTGTGCTGATCGGCATCATCCTTGTTCTGACCATCCTTCCGTTTGTTGTGAATACTCTTAAAAACACAAACGAAAAGGCTAATCAGGAACATGCCCATGAAGCGTAA